A single region of the Brienomyrus brachyistius isolate T26 chromosome 10, BBRACH_0.4, whole genome shotgun sequence genome encodes:
- the fbxl3l gene encoding F-box/LRR-repeat protein 3 isoform X1, translated as MATATTINYYTNYSRSRPCRMKRGRLNIKPDSEILPTRDGAVKRCRSAAVGFFRGQSQQHDSVENWGNLPHHVVLHIFQYLSLVDRARASSVCRRWNDVFHIPDLWRRFEFELNQPATSYLKSTHPDLIQQIIKKHAQHLQYVSFKVDSCTESAEAACDILSQLVNCTIKTLGLISTARPSFMNVSQSHFVSALTVVFVNSKSLSSIKIDDTPVDDPSLKVLVANNSDTLKLLKMSSCPHVSPAGILCVADQCHGLRELALNYHLLSDELLLALSSEKHVHLEHLRIDVVSENPGQTQFHTIKRSSWDAMVHHSPKVNIVMYFFLYEEEFDPFFCEETPVTHLYFGRAVSKEMLGRIGLNCPRLVELVVCANGLEPLDEELIRIAERCKNLTAVGLGECEVTCSGFVEFVKMCGGRLTQLSIMEEVLVPDNSCSLEQIHNEVSKYLGRMWFPDMMPTW; from the exons ATGGCTACAGCCACTACGATTAATTACTATACGAATTACAGCCGCTCGAGACCTTGTAG gatgAAGCGAGGAAGATTAAATATCAAGCCAGATAGCGAAATCCTTCCCACTCGTGACGGGGCAGTGAAGCGATGTAGGAGTGCAGCGGTGGGCTTCTTCCGTGGCCAGTCCCAGCAACACGACAGCGTGGAGAACTGGGGCAACCTGCCTCACCACGTAGTGCTGCACATCTTCCAGTACCTGTCCCTGGTGGACCGTGCCCGTGCCTCCTCGGTGTGCCGCCGCTGGAACGACGTCTTCCACATCCCCGACCTGTGGCGGAGGTTCGAGTTTGAGCTGAACCAGCCGGCCACATCCTACCTGAAGTCCACCCACCCCGACCTGATCCAGCAGATTATCAAGAAACACGCTCAGCATCTGCAGTATGTCAGCTTCAAG GTTGACAGCTGCACAGAGTCTGCAGAGGCAGCTTGTGACATCCTGTCCCAACTGGTCAATTGCACCATCAAGACCCTGGGACTCATCTCCACAGCGAGGCCCAGCTTCATGAACGTTTCCCAG TCGCACTTTGTCTCAGCGCTGACTGTGGTGTTCGTAAACTCCAAGTCCCTGTCGTCTATAAAGATTGACGATACGCCCGTGGATGATCCGTCCCTGAAGGTACTCGTGGCCAACAACAGTGACACGCTCAAGTTGCTGAAGATGAGCAGCTGTCCTCACGTTTCACCCGCAG gcatcctctgtgtagcAGACCAGTGTCACGGGCTCCGGGAGCTGGCTCTCAACtaccacctgctgagcgacgagCTGCTGTTAGccctctcctcggagaagcacGTGCACCTGGAGCACCTGCGCATCGACGTGGTGAGCGAGAACCCAGGCCAGACGCAGTTCCACACCATCAAGAGGAGCAGCTGGGACGCCATGGTGCACCACTCGCCCAAGGTCAACATCGTCATGTACTTCTTCCTCTATGAGGAGGAGTTCGACCCCTTCTTCTGCGAAGAGACGCCCGTCACCCATCTCTACTTCGGCCGGGCCGTCAGCAAGGAGATGCTGGGCCGCATCGGGCTTAACTGCCCCCGGCTGGTGGAGCTGGTGGTGTGCGCCAACGGACTGGAGCCGCTGGACGAGGAGCTGATCCGCATCGCCGAGCGCTGCAAGAACCTGACGGCCGTCGGGCTCGGCGAGTGCGAGGTCACCTGCAGCGGCTTCGTCGAGTTCGTCAAGATGTGCGGCGGCCGCCTCACCCAGCTCTCCATCATGGAGGAGGTGCTCGTCCCGGACAACAGCTGCAGCTTGGAGCAGATCCACAACGAGGTGTCCAAGTACCTGGGCCGCATGTGGTTTCCTGACATGATGCCCACCTGGTAG
- the LOC125750338 gene encoding A-kinase anchor protein 17B-like yields the protein MAATIIHDSSEALELCCSRRLFLKPISKLAITVTWADLLEPAKAVSNWEVMARLKQMVHPLQFTSIRVSKSTLDFVRFEAELETKALGKVLCQKLNGQTLDGMAGDRAFQVLASECSTDFPTRKEWESFFQDEEEWPDTLHLDGLPCKWFSTSESRCQKPREEIVREVFEHFGPIRNMDIPTLDVYREETGSKLSNAFSVSGLQTFDVYLQFQQREDLRNAMESLRGMRLMLKESDGKALVCNVKVSLDLTSHLSEAAVQKRQMERRQLEALEEKRQREKRYEREEEADRKRREDQRLKRHQDKLRRRAERRKEESERRALQTQAHVQSQEEKEEQLWEERKFVLVQRRLQSIRLLSALLHRAQRGLAKVQYARKVIKKEEKSSCIPPVSSYEGSRDVKVEPGQDLSAESKKPVVCSPDTIIPVPSRERTTGDEHAPSQEHSRPSGPYSPLRITISQSHTQRDLTENTWPPTNQRHHSCSLIAGGEFSSGKHWFAVHSKKEKVYESEEFLNYILNHYPHTSYLGPYENFHPPCNESMWRRRVSDDGKSFLISLRNLDRGVCTEVSISQNSDKSNPSDEDRYKWKITIKETEPAQKMLGPHRGLMGGYSREFEVSWNKSSSQHTKHTSHNQKDDRDDHPKRGTVVLKDEFPKKNESVCRPASAYFKECLSENKCRESKKLSAEDADGKIQNRKYAECEKRMDSGGACTIGNEKDEVLEKKVAVMESERWWECPQPEEKLRKKAKKMKKDYSGQADEAEDTKKRKKKKKEKHRDVEPENDKVDVAGETRTWKKSCKAPPGAKSDPARRSRSHERLDASCGNKAAADNFGYYGKCMDARTTFTFENELANWRYDDEDQLCWVRSSSSHLGNKM from the exons ATGGCTGCGACTATTATTCATGACTCCTCTGAAGCGCTGGAGTTATGCTGCAGCCGGCGTCTCTTCCTGAAGCCCATATCGAAGCTGGCCATTACAGTGACGTGGGCCGACTTACTGGAGCCTGCCAAGGCAGTGTCCAACTGGGAGGTCATGGCCAGGCTTAAGCAGATGGTGCACCCCCTCCAGTTCACCTCCATACGTGTTTCTAAGAGTACTCTGGATTTTGTGCGCTTTGAAGCGGAGCTAGAAACCAAAGCCTTGGGCAAGGTGCTGTGTCAGAAGCTGAATGGGCAGACACTGGATGGCATGGCTGGGGACAGAGCTTTCCAGGTCCTTGCTTCTGAATGCAGTACAGACTTCCCAACTCGCAAGGAGTGGGAGTCCTTCTTCCAGGATGAAGAGGAATGGCCAGATACGCTACACCTGGATGGTCTTCCCTGCAAGTGGTTCAGTACCTCAGAGTCCCGGTGCCAGAAACCTAGGGAGGAGATCGTTCGGGAGGTGTTTGAACACTTCGGCCCTATACGCAATATGGACATTCCAACTCTTGATGTTTACAGAGAGGAGACGGGCAGTAAACTGTCTAATGCTTTTAGCGTGTCCGGCCTGCAGACCTTTGATGTTTACCTTCAGTTCCAACAGCGTGAGGACCTTAGGAACGCGATGGAGTCTCTGAGAGGAATGAGGCTAATGCTGAAGGAGAGCGATGGAAAAGCCTTGGTGTGCAACGTCAAG GTAAGCTTAGACTTAACCAGCCACTtgagtgaggcagcagtgcagaAGAGGCAAATGGAAAGAAGGCAGCTGGAAGCACTGGAGGAGAAGAGGCAGCGGGAGAAAAGATACGAGAGGGAAGAGGAGGCTGACAG AAAGCGACGAGAGGACCAGCGACTAAAAAGGCACCAGGACAAGCTGCGACGGCGAGCCGAAAGACGAAAAGAGGAGTCTGAGAGGAGGGCGCTGCAGACGCAGGCACACGTGCAGAgtcaggaggagaaggaggagcagCTTTGGGAGGAGAGGAAGTTCGTTTTGGTGCAGAGAAGGCTGCAGTCCATCAGACTGCTCTCCGCCCTACTTCACAGAGCCCAG CGTGGTTTAGCCAAAGTGCAGTATGCAAGAAAGGTGATCAAAAAAGAAGAGAAGTCGAGCTGCATACCTCCAGTTTCTTCATATGAAGGAAGCAGAGATGTAAAGGTGGAGCCTGGACAAGACCTTTCCGCAGAAAGCAAAAAGCCTGTGGTTTGTTCTCCGGACACTATCATCCCAGTTCCCTCCAGGGAGCGTACCACTGGCGATGAACATGCTCCGTCTCAGGAGCATTCAAGGCCGAGTGGACCGTACAGCCCACTCCGGATAACAATCAGCCAGAGTCACACACAGCGGGACCTCACCGAGAACACGTGGCCTCCGACAAATCAGCGTCACCACAGTTGCTCCTTGATAGCAGGCGGAGAATTTTCTAGCGGTAAGCACTGGTTTGCAGTACACAGCAAGAAAGAAAAGGTCTATGAATCGGAAGAGTTCCTAAATTACATACTCAACCACTACCCACATACAAGCTATTTGGGGCCGTATGAGAACTTCCACCCCCCATGCAATGAGTCCATGTGGCGGAGGAGGGTGTCTGATGATGGCAAAAGTTTCCTCATCAGCCTTAGAAACTTAGATAGGGGGGTTTGCACAGAGGTGAGCATCAGTCAGAATTCAGATAAAAGTAATCCCAGTGATGAGGATAGGTACAAATGGAAAATTACCATTAAGGAAACTGAACCAGCACAGAAGATGCTCGGCCCACACAGGGGGTTGATGGGGGGATACAGCAGAGAGTTTGAGGTTTCCTGGAACAAGTCCAGCTCTCAGCACACAAAACACACCTCCCATAATCAGAAGGATGACCGGGATGATCATCCCAAAAGAGGGACTGTCGTCTTAAAAGATGAATTTCCAAAGAAGAATGAGTCAGTCTGCCGTCCTGCATCTGCTTATTTTAAAGAATGTCTGAGTGAAAATAAGTGCAGAGAGTCCAAAAAGCTGAGTGCTGAGGATGCTGATGGCAAGATTCAGAACCGGAAATACGCAGAATGCGAGAAGAGAATGGATAGTGGAGGTGCCTGTACGATTGGGAACGAGAAAGACGAGGTTCTGGAGAAGAAAGTGGCGGTTATGGAGAGTGAAAGGTGGTGGGAATGTCCCCAGCCGGAAGAGAAACTGAGGAAGAAggcaaaaaaaatgaagaagGACTACAGTGGCCAAGCAGATGAGGCGGAGGACACgaagaaaaggaagaaaaagaagaaagagaaGCACAGAGATGTGGAGCCTGAGAACGACAAAGTGGATGTGGCGGGAGAAACGAGGACATGGAAAAAAAGCTGCAAGGCCCCCCCGGGGGCTAAGTCTGATCCGGCACGCAGGAGTAGGAGCCATGAAAGACTGGACGCTTCCTGTGGAAATAAGGCAGCTGCAGATAATTTTGGTTACTATGGTAAATGTATGGACGCTAGAACCACATTCACCTTTGAAAATGAGCTTGCAAACTGGAGGTATGATGATGAAGATCAGCTCTGTTGGGTTAGGAGTAGCAGCAGCCATCTGGGAAACAAAATGTGA
- the atp7a gene encoding copper-transporting ATPase 1 — MALKTAVSSATVGVEGMTCGSCVQSIEQQVAGLPGIYGVQVSLELKQAMVTFDPSLQSPESLAETIEDMGFESSLPEFPAAVPVPTETRVVSLTGLSPESQSRALSSLSQLTGVVQASVVPSKDSLSLTFIPSMTSAKRLDEALGGLALEAKAEPPEEPRASQNGEVQVKMRIDGMAYLSCTATIEGKIGKLNGVRKVKVVWDSQEATVVYVPQIVTLDEIVSQISAEGFQAHVKSKPSPIQLSSSKVGHLQASPRPTGLPPSEGTAATVLLRVTGMHCRSCETNIQDNTSSLPGVLSVEVSLERENATVWYNPRLISVTQIRQAIEALPPGNFRVCMDGEPPQVSWGPSAPLPLAPEPGVLLPQGSVVVIGIEGMTCGSCVQSIEGMMSQHKGVKSVQVSLASHKGTFDYDPLVTTPEELRLAIEDMGFDAFLPETNSLVTELPLPPENTPKRKDEGNEDTGAVQGEQGGAKTLSKCYIHIGGMTCASCVANIERNLKNEDGVYSVLVALMASKAEVRYNPRIIDAASIAECVRELGFTASVMENYDGSDGSLELVVRGMTCASCVHKIESNLMKNEGVVYASVALATNKAHIKYDPEVTGPRDLIKLIENLGFEASLVKRDRSASHLDHSKEIRQWRKSFIISLFFCVPVMGMMMYMIIVDHQINTQHHHNASKADIEQYHSNMILERQLLPGLSIMNLISFLFCVPVQFIGGRYFYIQAYKALKHRTANMDVLIVLATSIAFTYSLVILLVAMIEKAKTNPTTFFDTPPMLFVFISLGRWLEQIAKSKTSEALSKLMSLQATEATIVTLNSDMSVLSEEQVDVELVQRGDVVKVVPGGKFPVDGRVLEGHSMADESLITGEAMPVTKKPGSSVIAGSINQNGSLFIRATHVGADTTLSQIVKLVEEAQTSKAPIQQFADKISGYFVPFIVGVSFLTLLAWIIIGFLDFSLVEKYFPGYNQSISQAEVAIRFAFQASITVLCIACPCSLGLATPTAVMVGTGVGAQNGILIKGGEPLEMAHKIQTVVFDKTGTITYGTPKVVQVKMLAEGNSMPRSRLLAIVGTAENNSEHPLGAAIARFCKQELGSESLGACTDFQAVPGCGIRCQVSNMPPPLGHEDGDDRNQRNALLVQLGDSGGSLSSHPLIMEPEPLSLVQTASHSVLIGNREWMKRNGLQVTGDVDEAMVAHECRGRTAVLVAVDGVICSMLAIADTVKPEAELAVHTLISMGLEVVLMTGDNSKTARAIAAQVGIRKVFAEVLPSHKVAKVEQLQQAGRRVAMVGDGINDSPALAMANVGIAIGTGTDVAIEAADVVLIRNDLLDVVGSIDLSKKTVKRIRINFVFALIYNLVGIPIAAGVFLPVGLVLQPWMASAAMAASSVSVVLSSLLLKCYSKPSAEKLESHLQAPVRQSSLSDVSVHIGMGDRCRPSPRLSLLDRIMHYSRASLSSLRSDKRSLNSMAMAEPDKHSLLVGEGRYDEDAV; from the exons ATGGCTCTGAAGACGGCAGTGAGCTCTGCGACTGTGGGGGTGGAAGGCATGACCTGCGGCTCCTGTGTGCAGAGCATTGAGCAGCAAGTCGCTGGGCTCCCCGGCATCTATGGCGTTCAG GTGTCCTTGGAGCTGAAGCAGGCTATGGTGACATTCGATCCAAGCCTCCAGAGCCCTGAGTCCTTAGCAGAAACCATTGAAGACATGGGCTTCGAGTCCAGCCTGCCCGAGTTCCCTGCCGCTGTACCTGTACCCACAGAAACTAGAGTTGTATCATTGACGGGCCTTTCCCCTGAATCCCAGTCCCGGGCCCTGAGCTCCCTGTCCCAGCTGACGGGGGTTGTGCAGGCCTCGGTGGTCCCCAGCAAGGACAGTCTGTCCCTCACTTTCATTCCGTCCATGACCAGTGCCAAGCGGCTCGATGAAGCGCTGGGGGGTCTAGCTTTGGAAGCGAAGGCCGAGCCCCCCGAGGAGCCGCGGGCCAGTCAGAATGGCGAGGTGCAGGTGAAGATGCGTATCGACGGGATGGCCTACCTCTCCTGCACCGCCACCATCGAAGGGAAAATCGGGAAGCTGAATGGTGTTCGGAAGGTCAAAG TTGTTTGGGACTCTCAAGAAGCCACTGTGGTGTATGTGCCTCAGATCGTCACTCTTGATGAGATCGTCAGCCAGATCAGCGCGGAAGGCTTCCAGGCTCATGTGAAATCCAAGCCCAGTCCTATACAGCTGTCCAGCAGCAAGGTCGGGCACCTGCAGGCCTCCCCCAGACCGACTGGCCTGCCGCCCTCCGAGGGTACTGCTGCCACCGTGCTGCTGAGGGTGACTGGCATGCACTGTCGCTCCTGCGAGACCAACATCCAGGACAACACGTCTTCTCTGCCGGGGGTGCTCTCTGTGGAGGTCTCTCTGGAGCGGGAGAATGCCACTGTGTGGTATAATCCTAGGCTTATCTCGGTCACACAGATACGCCAGGCCATCGAAGCACTCCCACCCGGGAATTTCCGGGTCTGTATGGATGGTGAACCCCCCCAAGTGTCCTGGGGCCCTTCCGCCCCATTGCCGCTGGCCCCAGAACCCGGAGTTTTGCTGCCCCAGGGGTCAGTCGTAGTTATCGGCATCGAAGGCATGACCTGTGGCTCCTGTGTGCAGTCTATCGAGGGCATGATGTCTCAGCACAAGGGGGTAAAGTCTGTCCAGGTCTCTCTCGCCAGCCATAAGGGCACTTTTGACTATGACCCTCTTGTCACCACACCAGAAGAGCTCCGTCTGGCCATCGAAGACATGGGCTTTGATGCTTTCTTACCAG aaaCAAATTCCTTGGTCACGGAGTTGCCTTTGCCCCCAGAAAACACCCCCAAGAGGAAGGACGAGGGTAACGAAGATACTGGGGCTGTTCAGGGAGAGCAAGGAGGGGCGAAAACACTGTCAAAGTGCTATATACACATTGGGGGAAtgacctgtgcttcctgtgtggCAAACATCGAGAGGAACCTCAAGAATGAGGATG GAGTTTACTCTGTGCTCGTGGCGCTAATGGCCAGCAAGGCAGAAGTGCGTTACAACCCTAGGATCATTGACGCTGCCAGCATTGCGGAGTGCGTCCGAGAGCTGGGCTTCACCGCGTCTGTCATGGAGAATTACGATGGCTCTGATGGCAGCCTGGAACTGGTG GTGAGGGGGATGACATGCGCCTCCTGTGTGCATAAAATCGAGTCGAACCTGATGAAAAACGAAGGTGTCGTCTATGCATCTGTGGCGTTAGCTACCAACAAAGCCCACATCAAATATGACCCGGAAGTAACTGGACCACGTGATTTGATCAAACTGATTGAG AATCTAGGCTTTGAGGCGTCTCTCGTGAAAAGAGACCGTTCCGCCAGTCACCTGGACCACAGCAAGGAGATACGGCA GTGGAGGAAGTCCTTCATCATCAGCCTCTTTTTCTGCGTTCCTGTGATGGGCATGATGATGTACATGATTATCGTGGACCACCAGATAAACACGCAGCACCACCATAACGCCAGTAAGGCAGACATCGAGCAGTATCACTCCAACATGATCCTTGAGCGGCAGCTTCTTCCCGGTCTGTCCATCATGAATCTCATCTCTTTCCTCTTCTGTGTCccagtacag TTCATCGGCGGTCGCTACTTCTACATCCAAGCATACAAAGCTCTGAAGCACAGGACGGCCAACATGGATGTTCTCATCGTCCTGGCAACTTCCATAGCCTTCACCTATTCTCTGGTGATCCTGCTGGTGGCCATGATCGAGAAGGCGAAGACCAACCCCACCACTTTCTTTGATACTCCTCCCATGCTTTTCGTGTTCATCTCGCTGGGAAGGTGGCTCGAGCAAATAGCAAAG AGCAAAACTTCTGAAGCTCTGTCTAAGCTGATGTCGCTGCAGGCTACGGAGGCCACCATTGTCACTCTTAACAGTGACATGTCTGTCCTGAG TGAGGAGCAGGTGGACGTGGAGCTGGTTCAGAGGGGAGATGTGGTCAAGGTTGTACCAGGTGGGAAGTTCCCCGTTGACGGACGAGTCCTTGAAGGTCACTCTATGGCAGATGAGTCTCTCATAACAG GAGAGGCCATGCCCGTGACGAAAAAGCCCGGCAGCTCGGTGATCGCCGGCTCCATAAACCAGAACGGGTCCCTGTTCATCAGAGCCACGCATGTGGGGGCGGACACCACCCTGTCCCAGATCGTCAAGCTGGTGGAGGAGGCCCAAACATCCAAG GCTCCCATCCAGCAGTTCGCAGACAAGATCAGTGGCTACTTCGTTCCCTTCATTGTCGGCGTCTCCTTCCTCACCCTGCTTGCCTGGATTATCATTGGATTTTTAGACTTTTCTCTGGTTGAGAAATATTTCCCA gggtatAACCAGAGCATCTCCCAGGCTGAGGTGGCCATCAGGTTCGCCTTCCAGGCCTCCATCACTGTCCTGTGCATCGCCTGCCCCTGCTCCCTTGGCTTGGCCACGCCCACCGCGGTCATGGTCGGCACCGGTGTGGGAGCCCAGAACGGCATCCTCATCAAGGGCGGCGAGCCCCTGGAGATGGCTCACAAA ATCCAGACGGTGGTGTTCGATAAGACCGGGACTATCACCTACGGCACCCCCAAAGTGGTCCAGGTGAAGATGTTGGCGGAGGGGAACAGCATGCCCCGCTCCCGTCTGCTGGCCATCGTGGGCACGGCGGAGAACAACAGCGAGCACCCGCTGGGGGCGGCCATCGCCCGCTTCTGCAAGCAG GAGCTGGGATCCGAGTCGCTGGGCGCGTGCACCGACTTCCAGGCCGTGCCAGGCTGTGGGATCCGCTGCCAGGTCAGCAACATGCCGCCGCCGCTGGGCCATGAGGACGGAGATGACAGGAACCAGCGCAACGCGCTGCTGGTGCAGCTGGGAGACAGCGGGGGCAGCCTCAGCTCGCACCCTCTAATCATGGAGCCCGAGCCGCTAA GCCTGGTGCAGACAGCCAGCCACTCGGTCCTCATCGGGAACAGGGAGTGGATGAAGAGGAACGGGCTGCAGGTGACTGGTGATGTGGACGAGGCCATGGTGGCCCACGAGTGCAGGGGCCGCACGGCCGTCCTGGTCGCCGTCGATG GGGTCATCTGCTCCATGCTGGCCATCGCAGACACGGTGAAGCCGGAGGCTGAGCTGGCCGTCCACACGCTGATCTCCATGGGCCTGGAGGTGGTGCTCATGACTGGGGACAACAGCAAGACCGCACGCGCCATCGCGGCCCAG GTGGGCATCCGGAAGGTGTTCGCTGAGGTCTTGCCCTCGCACAAGGTGGCCAAGGTGGAGCAGCTGCAGCAAGCGGGCAGGCGTGTGGCCATGGTCGGGGACGGCATCAACGACTCACCGGCGCTGGCCATGGCCAACGTGGGCATTGCCATTGGCACGGGCACGGACGTGGCGATCGAGGCCGCCGACGTCGTGTTGATCAGG AATGATCTTTTGGATGTGGTCGGCAGCATTGACTTGTCAAAGAAGACAGTCAAGAGGATTCGAATTAACTTTGTTTTTGCCCTGATTTATAATCTTGTTGGGATTCCCATCGCTGCAG GTGTTTTCCTGCCCGTTGGCCTTGTGCTCCAGCCCTGGATGGCCTCCGCCGCCATGGCAGCCTCCTCCGTCTCCGTCGTGCTCTCGTCCCTCCTGCTGAAGTG ttaCTCCAAACCCAGTGCTGAGAAGCTGGAGTCCCATCTCCAGGCCCCGGTGCGACAGAGCAGCCTATCAGACGTCAGCGTGCACATTGGCATGGGGGATCGGTGTCGGCCCTCGCCCCGGCTCAGCCTGCTGGACCGCATCATGCACTACAGCCGGGCCTCCCTCAGCTCGCTGCGGTCCGACAAGCGCTCACTAAACAGTATGGCGATGGCGGAGCCCGACAAGCACTCGCTGTTGGTGGGGGAGGGCCGCTATGACGAGGATGCCGTGTGA
- the fbxl3l gene encoding F-box/LRR-repeat protein 3 isoform X2, protein MKRGRLNIKPDSEILPTRDGAVKRCRSAAVGFFRGQSQQHDSVENWGNLPHHVVLHIFQYLSLVDRARASSVCRRWNDVFHIPDLWRRFEFELNQPATSYLKSTHPDLIQQIIKKHAQHLQYVSFKVDSCTESAEAACDILSQLVNCTIKTLGLISTARPSFMNVSQSHFVSALTVVFVNSKSLSSIKIDDTPVDDPSLKVLVANNSDTLKLLKMSSCPHVSPAGILCVADQCHGLRELALNYHLLSDELLLALSSEKHVHLEHLRIDVVSENPGQTQFHTIKRSSWDAMVHHSPKVNIVMYFFLYEEEFDPFFCEETPVTHLYFGRAVSKEMLGRIGLNCPRLVELVVCANGLEPLDEELIRIAERCKNLTAVGLGECEVTCSGFVEFVKMCGGRLTQLSIMEEVLVPDNSCSLEQIHNEVSKYLGRMWFPDMMPTW, encoded by the exons atgAAGCGAGGAAGATTAAATATCAAGCCAGATAGCGAAATCCTTCCCACTCGTGACGGGGCAGTGAAGCGATGTAGGAGTGCAGCGGTGGGCTTCTTCCGTGGCCAGTCCCAGCAACACGACAGCGTGGAGAACTGGGGCAACCTGCCTCACCACGTAGTGCTGCACATCTTCCAGTACCTGTCCCTGGTGGACCGTGCCCGTGCCTCCTCGGTGTGCCGCCGCTGGAACGACGTCTTCCACATCCCCGACCTGTGGCGGAGGTTCGAGTTTGAGCTGAACCAGCCGGCCACATCCTACCTGAAGTCCACCCACCCCGACCTGATCCAGCAGATTATCAAGAAACACGCTCAGCATCTGCAGTATGTCAGCTTCAAG GTTGACAGCTGCACAGAGTCTGCAGAGGCAGCTTGTGACATCCTGTCCCAACTGGTCAATTGCACCATCAAGACCCTGGGACTCATCTCCACAGCGAGGCCCAGCTTCATGAACGTTTCCCAG TCGCACTTTGTCTCAGCGCTGACTGTGGTGTTCGTAAACTCCAAGTCCCTGTCGTCTATAAAGATTGACGATACGCCCGTGGATGATCCGTCCCTGAAGGTACTCGTGGCCAACAACAGTGACACGCTCAAGTTGCTGAAGATGAGCAGCTGTCCTCACGTTTCACCCGCAG gcatcctctgtgtagcAGACCAGTGTCACGGGCTCCGGGAGCTGGCTCTCAACtaccacctgctgagcgacgagCTGCTGTTAGccctctcctcggagaagcacGTGCACCTGGAGCACCTGCGCATCGACGTGGTGAGCGAGAACCCAGGCCAGACGCAGTTCCACACCATCAAGAGGAGCAGCTGGGACGCCATGGTGCACCACTCGCCCAAGGTCAACATCGTCATGTACTTCTTCCTCTATGAGGAGGAGTTCGACCCCTTCTTCTGCGAAGAGACGCCCGTCACCCATCTCTACTTCGGCCGGGCCGTCAGCAAGGAGATGCTGGGCCGCATCGGGCTTAACTGCCCCCGGCTGGTGGAGCTGGTGGTGTGCGCCAACGGACTGGAGCCGCTGGACGAGGAGCTGATCCGCATCGCCGAGCGCTGCAAGAACCTGACGGCCGTCGGGCTCGGCGAGTGCGAGGTCACCTGCAGCGGCTTCGTCGAGTTCGTCAAGATGTGCGGCGGCCGCCTCACCCAGCTCTCCATCATGGAGGAGGTGCTCGTCCCGGACAACAGCTGCAGCTTGGAGCAGATCCACAACGAGGTGTCCAAGTACCTGGGCCGCATGTGGTTTCCTGACATGATGCCCACCTGGTAG